The following proteins come from a genomic window of Metarhizium brunneum chromosome 2, complete sequence:
- the SEC13 gene encoding Protein transport protein SEC13, producing MAAQVIANSGHDDMIHDAVLDYYGRKLATCSSDRTIKIFEIDGESQRLIETLKGHEGAVWCVSWAHPKYGNILASAGYDGKVFIWKEQGQNNQWQRIYDFPLHKASVNVVSWSPHEAGCLLATASSDGNVSVLEFKDTAVDHATFPAHGLGVNSVSWAPATSPGSIVSSSPGPGSVGNRRFVTGGSDNVLKIWSFDPASQSYKQEGEPLTGHTDWVRDVAWSPTVLQKSYIASASQDKTVRIWTSDPSSNGQWDSKVLNFDAPVWRVSWSLSGNVLAVSGADNKVSLWKENLRGEWECVKSIEE from the exons ATG GCGGCGCAAGTCATTGCCAACTCTGGTCACGATGACATGATT CACGATGCCGTCCTCGACTATTACGGTCGCAAGCTTGCCACGTGCTCGAGTGACCGCACCATCAAGATTTTCGAAATCGACGGCGAGTCGCAGCGGTTGATCGAGACTTTGAAAGG CCACGAAggtgctgtctggtgcgtgTCTTGGGCGCATCCTAAATACGGTAACATCCTCGCATCGGCGGGATACGACGGCAAGGTATTCATCTGGAAGGAGCAAGGCCAAAACAACCAGTGGCAAAGAATCTACGACTTCCCCCTACATAAGGCTTCCGTCAACGTGGTCTCCTGGTCTCCCCATGAAGCCGGTTGCCTCCTCGCCACCGCTTCGTCCGACGGCAATGTGAGCGTTCTCGAGTTCAAGGACACGGCCGTCGATCACGCCACGTTCCCTGCCCACGGCCTAGGGGTCAACTCAGTTTCGTGGGCTCCTGCTACTAGCCCCGGTAGCATTGTCAGTAGTTCTCCTGGACCCGGCTCCGTTGGCAACCGACGATTCGTCACAGGTGGCTCCGACAATGTCCTCAAGATTTGGTCATTCGATCCCGCCTCGCAATCATACAAGCAGGAGGGCGAGCCTCTGACTGGCCACACCGATTGGGTCCGGGACGTTGCCTGGTCACCTACGGTCTTGCAAAAATCGTACATTGCTTCGGCTTCCCAAGACAAGACAGTGCGTATTTGGACGTCAGACCCCTCCAGTAACGGCCAATGGGACTCCAAGGTCCTGAACTTTGATGCACCTGTCTGGCGAGTCAGCTGGTCTCTGAGCGGAAATGTCCTGGCAGTTAGTGGCGCGGACAACAAGGTCTCATTATGGAAGGAGAACCTGCGGGGCGAGTGGGAGTGTGTCAAGTCGATTGAGGAGTAG